The Oncorhynchus masou masou isolate Uvic2021 unplaced genomic scaffold, UVic_Omas_1.1 unplaced_scaffold_1473, whole genome shotgun sequence genome contains a region encoding:
- the LOC135530975 gene encoding zinc finger protein 436-like — MRSLSYSPAAKEEVDITVKQEVEVGAVTVKEEEKYVTVKEEKDTFRVNEEEDVTIKDEGDVTVKEEGDVTVKEEEGVTIKEEGDVTVKEEGDVTVKEEEGEGDVTVKGEGDVTVKEEEDVTIKDEGDVTVKEEEDVTIKEEEDVTVKEEEGVTVKGEGDVTVKGEEDVTVKEEGDVTVKGEEDSVFGVKSLINTREGSDYPGSSGEPQQPHDADDAEKSLSRSKHPKKHQQRPTGKRTHCCSDCGKSFVSSGHLKAHQRIHTGEKPYSCAQCGKSFTMSSKLTRHYRTHTGEKPYSCDECGKSFVTSSSLIIHRRAHTGEKPFICTQCGKSFTQSTSLISHQRTHTGEKPYSCAQCGKSFTHSTGLISHQRTHTGEKPYSCTQCGKSFTHSTGLISHQRTHTGEKPYGCVQCGKSFTTSSKRPRHHRTHTGEKP; from the exons ATGCGGTCACTAAGCTACTCTCCTGCTGCTAAGGAAGAGGTGGATATCACCGTAAAACAAGAAGTAGAGGTTGGGGCCGTTactgtgaaagaagaagagaaatacGTTACAGTTAAAGAAGAAAAAGACACGTTCAGAGTGAAcgaagaggaggatgttactaTAAAAGACGAGGGGGATGTTACTGTAAAAGAAGAGGGGGATGTTACTGTAAAAGAAGAGGAGGGTGTTACTATAAAAGAAGAGGGGGATGTTACTGTAAAAGAAGAGGGGGATGTTACTGTAAAAGAAGAGGAGG gagagggggatgttacagtaaaaggagagggggatgttactgtaaaagaagaggaggatgttactaTAAAAGACGAGGGGGATGTTActgtaaaagaagaggaggatgttactataaaagaagaggaggatgttactgtaaaagaagaagagggtgttacagtaaaaggagagggggatgttacagtaaaaggagaggaggatgttactGTAAAAGAAGAGGGGGACGTTACTGTAAAAGGAGAGGAGGATTCCGTTTTTGGAGTGAAATCCCTGATTAATacta GAGAGGGAAGTGACTAtcctggatcctctggggagcctcaacaacctcatgatgctgatgacgcagagaagagtctctccagatcaaaacaccccaagaaacaccagcagagacccacagggaagagaactcactgctgctctgactgtgggaagagttttgtttcTTCAGGACATTTAAAAgcacaccagagaatacacacgggagagaaaccttatagctgtgctcaatgtgggaagagttttacgaTGTCTAGCAAGCTGACACgacactatagaacacacacaggagagaaaccatataGCTGTGAtgaatgtggaaagagttttgtcACATCTAGCAGTCTGATTATCCACCGGAgagcacacacaggagagaaaccttttatctgtactcaatgtgggaagagttttactcagtcaaCCAGCCTGATAtcacatcagagaacacacacaggagagaaaccttatagctgtgctcaatgtgggaagagttttactcattCAACCGGcctgatatcacaccagagaacacacacaggagagaaaccttatagctgtactcagtgtgggaagagttttactcattCAACCGGCCttatatcacaccagagaacacatacaggagagaaaccatatgGCTGtgttcaatgtgggaagagttttactactTCTAGCAAGCGGCCTAGGCAccatagaacacacacaggagagaagccttaa